TTTAGGTAATAAAGGAaatgcttatatattattatttgcagTAACGTTCATTATGTTGGCAGTCTTGATTATAATAGCTACTTATAAGAtcttaagaaataatgaaaaatatcaaaaaattaagttgatGATGGAGTAAAATGAACAATAAGTAATTTTAACTTTcgtataaattaattattaatagaatatattttatgtaatatctATGCTGTTATATACGTtgtagtattatttattatatatataattttataaatacacatgTGTATAAGGTATCATTTTTGCACGAagattaataaattaagtttttatcttttttgtagatttaaatgttttaatgattttcattttgtactATAAATTGTTGTTtcaaaatagataaatattattgcttaatacatatatttgtatattaaaaGCAGATTGATATTAACTGTGTGTGAATTgtatcaaaataaatatataataaaaaaattaacgtaCTTTAAATTATCCTATATTACAATTGAtcttttaaatgaaaaatacttatgctctattttttaccttgttcaattctaaaataattaaaggtAGACGTGACGACTAAGTTACTTTGTTGATATTAtgttgaaaataaaaatgtttatttttgtatataatcaAACGAAGTGAATGTATTATGCtacattatgtatattttactcaaaaaaaaaatcataacttttattatataaaataagttttattagaaatatattataaaatatatttattacttaaGTCTTTTTAAcaaacttctttttttttttttaatggaaGAATTGgggaattataaatatataatgaaataatattattttttcgaaTGGATTATTTATAGTTgtttactaatatatatattctaggcaattaaaattaaatgaaaaattatagttatttattattttattattgtgaCTAGTTGTGACAATAATATAGTTTTGacaaattttcttaaatatatcttatacagaaatatacatatattcataaatgtactatatatttctattattttttttaatatttaaagaatatattaatatattaaatttaaatagataccaatatataatatgttgaAATTATATCCATTTTCCTTATTATGTgcgttataattaatatattattatatttacagcaatatattatattagaagtgatataataaatgttgGCAGAGGTTTATTAAGAATTCATGATAAATCTTAATTCATGttcttatatttaatgtaGAATAGctcataaaattattcttataaatgcaatttattattaccaaaAAAATCTTAAGGTAATATAGATATGTTTTAtcatatttgaaaaataaagtgtaacagttatattattttgattaaaatgaaataaaattcgggttaataataaaacaaataaacattaaaaattatcattaccCACGAATCAATTCTTAGAAtatgtattcatttataattcttttttgtttatcaacacaatgataatttttaagaacagaaaaatatagtagtaaaagagaacaaaaagaatgaaattactatttcatattataaataaatgtatccTTTCCATATTCCgtgtaatttaataaaaattgtcttatttgaaattataaaaaaaaaaaaagaaatgttattttttttattagtatttttattcaatGAATTGTCTTTTTTTCACGAATAATTCAgaagataatataattattaaaataagtacttttgaaaaattattctgCTACGGATATTCGATGcttcttcttttattatagtactattattaatataaataatataaatattttcgcattttatcaaatttttttatttataatattattgtgtctttctttaattttaaaatatgtttctttaaataaaatagacattttgaaaaaatacaaaatatattttggaaTCTATATAAGCATTAATATAATGACATTTACATCaatttataattgtttttataggtttatgtatgataatattgttttagaatgattaatttttaatatatatttaatatactcGCAATAGTTTTAAGAGATTATACGTAaactaaaaaatgtattggaattccatttaaataatataaaagagaaCGTCAATATATGTTGTGTTTGTAATGTACgctttatattaattaaatatgtatatactctTTATCTTATGTGGTAGAGCATAAGAGTATTTATTGAAAAGATAATTATGTATGTTATAAtactataatataaaagaactTTCGTTTTTTTAATGGTAATATAATGTGATAATATCTAAATTCAAATGATTCTATTAACGATCTGTGAAACTTGGATTATGcgtatattattaattaaagaaaattatttgctaaataaaatattattaatatataataatatattttttttatatattataaggatataatattaagaaaaattaatatatgtattttgtaTATGATTTTATTACCCTCTTgtgataattataataaataagaaaaatatattttttttaattttaattattaatattattcctgaattaattatattatcgaaacaataaacaaaatggggttgtaatattatttgcttaataaaaagaattaaatagaaatttataatatacgtATTTTTATGGTATATGGTAAcagcaaaaaattattatatatcaaaatgtATCTTATACTTTAGCACTATAagacaaatattattttattttataaatttaaatatatatatacagttataatagaaaaatattatgaaaaagaaaaatattcagTAATCTTATTAACTaagatgaaaaattaaaagaattattctgtaattacaaaaatcaaaaaaaaataaaaaaagatgaaagtcaaaatatataaattatcattaaagcgtaaatgaaaagtaagtcaatattttttattaacataacataatataaataaaattttaagtttaactgaaagagaaaaaataaaagatatataatattttttaaaatttctacgaaataattatatgttctttcatttcctttttgttttaaaaaatgttgaaGCTTATGAATTTagtactttttaatttacatacatattcatatttaacttttatctttttgatttcataaaaatatttaaaaattattatatttgcttttttttatttttcaaaatattaatttttcctccaacctttttggaaaatattaatattaatttatatatagatatatttattagagttttgatacatatattatgttaggtattaatataactttataatagttattattacataaattaaaataagtatatataatattcatatttttaagataactgtattaaaaattttacatttcaCATCTAATTTCCCCTTCTATATTActcattaattaataaacttTTATTAATGATCCCTTTAGATTTCGCAAAGTGTatgaaatatgttttataagcATCATCcgattatatataaatatcgttctattattttttggatgtgaattatgaatttatagAATGTATTTTTCCAAATTTAATAAGATTATTCTACTATATTCTCGTTATATATGGAATTCTCCGGTGTATCTTCTACTCTTACccatttttctatttcatgGCTAAGACCTTCCTTCCCTGTATAAGCAggaatttttgtattttctgTATTTTCTAAAACATTGTCATTAAATtcaattatttcttttgtaaCATCTGATTTTCTCCCTAAGTTTACTTCTGTTGTCCAGTCATTTATGTAACTATCCAAACgtaattcttcattttctatAAAATCTTCTTTTTTGCATTCTTCCAATACCATCATGAATACTAGTATGCACAATTTCgctagtaattttttttttatatatttatataattcatcaTAACTTACCTTCTGCTGCAATTCTTCTGTATTTAGTAgtatagtattatttttaattttttcatttacaaGCTCATCTATCGTATTGAGCAATTCTTGTGTCATTTCTTCATCCCATTCCTGTTCCAAGTATCGATCTATAATCATACGATTTTTTGATATCCACTCTCTCCATAAATCCTTTTCTCCTCCTGAAAATGAAtctttttgaattttatttgaaaaattcacttttaatttttcgctattttttatgaaatccttttcttttttccattcatttttcaaGTAATTAAACCatactgttttttttaatttttcagaaATGTTTCTATGTTCTTTTATCCATTTAttgcataaaattttttgtttttcaatgTCATTAATACTTTTAGTATTTTCCATTATCAGTTCTCCATTACTCAAATTAGGATATGTTCTATATTCCTCTTCTGCGAACATTTCTAGGCATAACTCTAaaaattctccttttttgTGTTCCCATTCTTCATTTCTGAATTCTTCTAGTACTTCCATATGTACTTCTATAATGGTTTTAAATCTAtcctttttttgcttttgtatgtttaaattttttatgtcgtgttcatatattttcagTTTTTTTATGATACTTTCTTCATCATGTAGTAGGCTTTCTGTATGATAATGtgttaaaaatttactttttttgtcATAAAGTGAAGGTATCAGTATTCTTAGAAATTTCATTTgtcttctttttatctttttttttttttttaaccttcCTATTAAAGCATACTACagcataaaaaatacatatacataaattacattattacgttatgaaaattttataatatttgttaatactataaatttattatacttttatgaaaatggtaaatataatgataactAGAATGcttgttaatattaatgatatgCTGTTGTTATGTGGATTTTTTGCTGGAcctgtaatatttttttaaatatatatattatatattgtagTTATTTCAGAAATAGTATAAGTATTGTTAATGATACCTAGTATTTTAGAGGATGCAGGTAAAACAGAAGGAAGAGAATCATTCCTTGACACTCCAGGTGATTGAACAATTTCAGCGTCAATGGGTATTTCTGAGGATTGAGAATCTCGATCAGGTAGTTTATAAAATGTTGATGATTCTGGACGTGGAGCTTCAGAATCTATGGTATATTGTAATGGTGTAACTGGCGTATCCCCCGTAGAAGTAGATTCACTTCCCATAGCTGTAGTTTCAGATGTTGATATTTGAACGTTTGAATGAAGTTCTTGTGGAGGTGTGGATTGAAGTTCCTTCTGAATTTCCTGGGAATCTGGAGATATTTCTTTATCTTCGGCATTCTCTGAAATTTTTGTTAGATGTCCCTGATCTGATGGAACTGTGGTTGTAATCGAAGCTTTAGATACTTCCTGATCTTGACTTTTTAAACCTTTTTGTGTACTTTCAGATACAGCTTCGCGAGGTGATAATTTATTTGGGGCTTGGCAGTCAGATATTCTATGGAATGTTTGAGGATTCATTAGGTCGCATATAAATTCCGAACTaccttttgttttttttttttggcctTTTGTTCTAtagcattttttaaaagagcTTTTTTTGTCCtcaaaatatttctttttctgttCAATCCATTCGTTATATGCGTTACACATACTTCTATATGTATCAGAATCCTTTGATATATTACCTAactgatttattttttcaatatctctctttttcttttcacaGAAATCtatttcttcataatttaattgtaaaatttttttatcttctttcTCTAAAATCAAAGGGCATCCTCCATGTTTCCCTAGATTTTTGTAGTAACCACTTAACTTATTGTTTAATGATCCTTTCCACGTTACTTTATAATCTTCATAATATCGTGGTGGATTATTTTTCGAAATTAGATAATCAGCCAAATTTAGGCATCCTTTCCTAAATTCatctttatcattttttttagacaatgaaattgttttttgttttatttcattttcaatTCTTTTAAACTCTGGTAGGCTTGTAACTTCGTAAAATTGCGAACCATAGGAATTATAATACtgtattcaaaaaaattattattacttatttaAGCTTTAATTTGtcatttacttttattatagcatctttatcataaaaaaaattatgaataaatttaatcatattaaaaaaaattaaatattaccGATGGAAAACAGCTATCCATGGTGATTCTACATTAGCACCGTAGATCGACATAAATAAcaatgtgaaaaaaaaaatacaaatttagttatttttatttaccaataaagtaattttaaattcatatatattaataaaataaattataaaagcatcatttacataaaaatttatatataaactataaattaatataattcatttctatatattttgtacgTTTGTTATCTTCATTTAcattaagtaaatatatcaCAACTACGGATATATTGTaagcatattttaatattaattcacAGTTATGGATATATCGTTATGTAAAACTAGTATTCTCTTTATGAAAGAAAagacaaaatattaaaaaaaatttatatatatgttacactaatatgtaatataaattttattatgtaaaatgtCATTAATCTGTATAATgcagttttttcttttttcttaaaacaaacatatatatatataaatattattacctatatt
The sequence above is a segment of the Plasmodium malariae genome assembly, contig: PmUG01_00_39, whole genome shotgun sequence genome. Coding sequences within it:
- the PmUG01_00068600 gene encoding STP1 protein, whose protein sequence is MDSCFPSYYNSYGSQFYEVTSLPEFKRIENEIKQKTISLSKKNDKDEFRKGCLNLADYLISKNNPPRYYEDYKVTWKGSLNNKLSGYYKNLGKHGGCPLILEKEDKKILQLNYEEIDFCEKKKRDIEKINQLGNISKDSDTYRSMCNAYNEWIEQKKKYFEDKKSSFKKCYRTKGQKKKTKGSSEFICDLMNPQTFHRISDCQAPNKLSPREAVSESTQKGLKSQDQEVSKASITTTVPSDQGHLTKISENAEDKEISPDSQEIQKELQSTPPQELHSNVQISTSETTAMGSESTSTGDTPVTPLQYTIDSEAPRPESSTFYKLPDRDSQSSEIPIDAEIVQSPGVSRNDSLPSVLPASSKILGPAKNPHNNSISLILTSILVIIIFTIFIKYALIGRLKKKKKIKRRQMKFLRILIPSLYDKKSKFLTHYHTESLLHDEESIIKKLKIYEHDIKNLNIQKQKKDRFKTIIEVHMEVLEEFRNEEWEHKKGEFLELCLEMFAEEEYRTYPNLSNGELIMENTKSINDIEKQKILCNKWIKEHRNISEKLKKTVWFNYLKNEWKKEKDFIKNSEKLKVNFSNKIQKDSFSGGEKDLWREWISKNRMIIDRYLEQEWDEEMTQELLNTIDELVNEKIKNNTILLNTEELQQKVSYDELYKYIKKKLLAKLCILVFMMVLEECKKEDFIENEELRLDSYINDWTTEVNLGRKSDVTKEIIEFNDNVLENTENTKIPAYTGKEGLSHEIEKWVRVEDTPENSIYNENIVE